The genomic segment ACCGACCCTATGGAGCATCCGGTACAAGATCTTCACGTTGCCGATGTGATCGCCGAGCTTTCACGAACCGATTCCGACGACACAGTTGAGGGTTAGAGGCCTATGACTTTTTCACCACATGTTCGTACGCGTGCTGTGCGCTATCACGAAAACGCAGCACGCTTGTTTGCTCACTTAGGCGGCACAGTCGCAGACGACGCAGTGCTTCTTGAAAGCGCCGATATTGCCTCAAAAGAGGGCCTGCATTCGGTCATGGTGTTGCGCGGTTCGGTTCGCGTCACGTGCAACCATAACGATGTCACCGCCGAACCACTAACACCATCGGGCGTGGCGATTGTACAGCGCCTCGCGGAACAGCTTTCTTCTGATGTTTCACGTGAAACATCAGAAGAAACCGTCTTTCATTTTCCAGTGTCCACCGCAGTAGACGAGCGCGAACGACTCACAGCGCTGAGTTCCGTCGAACCGCTGCGTCGACTCCAGACCGATGCTGGTTACCTCACTGAGGATGCCTCACTTCCTTTTTTGGCGGGCGGTATCGCGTTTGACCATTTGGCTAGCTTCGAGGATCTTCCTAGCGTTGAGGACTCGGGCAATACGTATCCCGACTATCAGTTCTTGCTCGCGGAAGTTGTGCTCAGCATTGATCACCAAGCACAGAGTGCGCTACTCGCAGGAGTTGTTGCAGATGGGACCGGTGTCGACAAGCTTGATGCCGAGCTGGATCGTCTGGCTGCGTTGTGCAACGATTATGAGACTCAGCCGGAAAAATCGATGGTTTCACGTGAAACCATCGTCGCCACAGCGAGCATTCCCGACGCCGATTACCGAGCGATGGTCACAAACCTCCAGGCGCATATCCACAACGGAGACATCTATCAGGTTGTGCCCGCGCGCAGCTTCACCATGCCATGTCCCGATGCTTTTGCCGCGTACCAGCAGCTCAAGGAGCATAACCCGAGCCCCTATATGTTCTACGTTCGCGGACAGTCGGCGGGGGAGACCTACGAACTTTTTGGGGCGTCGCCAGAGTCAAACCTGAAGTTCACCGCCGACACCCGGATTGTGGAGCTGTATCCCATCGCCGGAACGCGGCCACGCGGCTTAGACCCCGACGGCAGCGTGAACCATGAACTGGATATTCGCGCAGAACTGGAACTTCGCACGGACGCCAAGGAAATTTCGGAACACACCATGTTGGTGGACCTCGCGCGCAACGATCTGGCGAGAGTGGCCGTTCCCGCCACGCGGCGCGTGGAGGAGCTTCTGCAGGTGGACCGGTACTCACGTGTCATGCACCTGGTCAGTCGCGTGAGCGCCGAACTAGCGCCCGATCTGGACGCTTTGGACGCGTACCGCGCCTGCATGAACATGGGAACCCTGACGGGTGCGCCTAAAATCCGCGCGACGGAGCTGCTGCGAGAGTCAGAGGGCACGCGTCGCGGTTCCTATG from the Corynebacterium durum genome contains:
- a CDS encoding anthranilate synthase component 1, whose product is MTFSPHVRTRAVRYHENAARLFAHLGGTVADDAVLLESADIASKEGLHSVMVLRGSVRVTCNHNDVTAEPLTPSGVAIVQRLAEQLSSDVSRETSEETVFHFPVSTAVDERERLTALSSVEPLRRLQTDAGYLTEDASLPFLAGGIAFDHLASFEDLPSVEDSGNTYPDYQFLLAEVVLSIDHQAQSALLAGVVADGTGVDKLDAELDRLAALCNDYETQPEKSMVSRETIVATASIPDADYRAMVTNLQAHIHNGDIYQVVPARSFTMPCPDAFAAYQQLKEHNPSPYMFYVRGQSAGETYELFGASPESNLKFTADTRIVELYPIAGTRPRGLDPDGSVNHELDIRAELELRTDAKEISEHTMLVDLARNDLARVAVPATRRVEELLQVDRYSRVMHLVSRVSAELAPDLDALDAYRACMNMGTLTGAPKIRATELLRESEGTRRGSYGGAVGYLRGNGDMDTCIVIRSAFVSKGVAIVQAGAGVVRDSQPQSEADESLHKAYAVLHAIATAAGARLEVQR